One Tachysurus vachellii isolate PV-2020 chromosome 5, HZAU_Pvac_v1, whole genome shotgun sequence genomic window, AGACCTAGTAAAAAGTTAACAATAATATATCAGCTATTTGGCATGGCTCCTTCTGTAGTTGGTTGTACTTTGGTTTCCAAGACTAAAAGATGCAGAAGTAGCTTGCACATGATGCCGTAAGTAGGTATGTTTAGACTGGGAAATggctgatctttttttttttttttttgcaatgtgcACACATTATTATGTTACCAGATCTGGGTTACAGTCTTAGAAACCACGGTTCCTCAAGGGTTGTATATATAATTTGAAACCTTTTTTGTAGGAAAACCCTTCAATTCTCAGAACTAGGTCTTATTTACAGTTTAATGTTTATACTGTGGTATGTTTTAGCTGTGGCAGGTTTTTGCatcatacatttttctttttttttgctgttgttgtctTGTAAACTGAACAAAACCAACCTGATGTTATATTtaagaagagaagtgaagtaAGTATATTGAGATATTAATAGGATTAGTAATATTAATTCAAAACAAATACCTAATTGTATTCTACATAGTGTAAATCTACTCTAGAACTGGTGAAAGCTTTTGCAGGATGGGAAGTAAGTAAACAAACGGTCAGTTTTTAGAAAAAGTGTGAATAGTTGTAAATCTGTCTAAGCTTTTGCCCGTAAAACTGCCAGTGCTCTAATTTTACTGAAATTCGACTTCCCTATTTTATCCATAGTTAATGTTTTATTGGTGGTTATGAGCTgatgtaaattatttacacaGGCCAAACTCAGCTCATGTCTTTTTCTGACCCCATATGTACTACATAAGGATATAAGAATaacaatgaacaaaatgaaatacaagTAATTACATTGCCAGGTCCTCCTGTCTGTGTCCTGAGGGTGGGAATGCACTTGAAGTTTAGCTCCTGTTTGAAATGGTTCATTTGAGCCCATATTAAATGAAGGAGTAAAATAATTGTGTAGTTTAACAACCTCATAATATATTGGACAGCATGAGAACATCACCTGAGTGGGAGTGGGGGTAAACGTTTTATTATTGCTGCATACATAGCTAAATGGAGATCATTTCTCTCCCTGTATGTATGAGTAATGTAATGAGCTGGAATCAACAGGAAATACTGGGTTTGTCCTGATATGAAATTGCTTGGTCCTTCCCTCTGGCACTGTAAAGAAATTCTGCTTCTCTTTCAAACCACTCCCTCTAACAAGTAGGAGCAAGCAACAATGATAAAGCACATGAGAACAGGGAGGTTCCTCTTCTACACCAGCTTAACTGCTCTGCATGAGATTATTACTCAAACCTGACTCTTAAGGAACGATATATTCGACAGCTATGGACTTTAGTCTTCTGACTGAGGATGTGTGAAGTGAAAGTTTACACTGGACTATCCCGCAACTTAGTACTGAGATTTCTGACTTTGTGATTCTTCCCTGTGGAGGTCTGCTGTGATAAGATCTTCTTAGGAATACAGAAGTCATGGACCTGACACTGTGGCACTATCAGTTCCGCGTCATCATGCTGGGGGACTCAACTGTGGGCAAGTCATCCATGCTGAAGCGATACACAGAGAACCAGTTCCTAGAATATATTAATGAGACGGTCGGAGTGGACTTCTATGTGCATTTCCTGGAGGTGGAGCCTGGCATGATGGTTAAACTCCAATTCTGGGACACGGCTGGACAGGAGAGGTTCAGGTACAACACAATAACTATTAATGTGACTAAAAATTGATACTCTGGCAAATCTTGTTATCCTGTTTGCTCTTTAGGAAGTATGTCCTTTTCTTAAGCTTCTACTTGTACCCAGACTTGGCTGAAATGTTAATCGTGTTGTTTTAAGGTGAGGCTTTAGGTGAAGTAGCAAAGCAGTTTCAAAGGCTAGTtgagataaaaacatttttaaagaccATGTATACTAAGAGTACAAATACCTACACAACCAACCAATCACATTTGCATAAGCCTATATTTGTGAGAGAGCAGAATGCAAATGATGCTGAAGTTTTTCTTCTGGCTCAAACAATACTTCTATTTCAGTTACAAACATTTGGAAACGTAAATCCGTAATATAGTGGTTTGATTTCATTCAGTGTCATACTTTAACCTGCACGGCATTCCTGACAAAAAAAGTCCTGAAAAACGTAACatgcacaatatatatatatatatacatatataaatatatatatatatatatatatatatatatatatatatatataccataaatttattaggaacacctgtacacctgaaaatcagccaatcatgaggCTGATTacaatgtgcaaatcatatacaaatacagCACAAAAGCTTTAGTTATAATgccacatccatccatcaccaAGGGCCAAGGGAGCAAAACATACTGAGCTTTCTAGGTGGGAGTGATGGCAGattctctcccctgtcaatcacagtgactaTAGGCCACATAACACTTTCCTCTGATTGTGTTAcactgccctgtgatgcagcacaCATATGACACAGCAGTCCACAATGATGTGCTGGTTTGTCATGTCACTGAGGAAGCTGATGTTAGCTTTACTCTCCCTGGTTGCTAGCAGTTGCATGATAGATGGACTTAGCTGACTATTgggagtttacacagaatggtggcAACTTCAACCATTTTAtggtcactgagatcacattttgatgtgaacattaactctAAGCTCTTGACTTGTGTCTCTATGAGttcatgcattgtgctgctgccacatgattgactgattggATAGTTGCATGAATGAGCAAGGATGCAGttgtttctattaaagtgtCATGCGTATGTAATTGTATTGAAAGCATCAAAATACAGATCTTTGTCATGATAAAATACTAATGTCAAGCAATTTTCATAAAAGGAAAATGATATGACATTTATGATGATACATATTTAGATAATCATCTAAAAGctaagataaataataaaatataaatataaagaaaatcagctcttaatgcaaatattttttgaaaAGTTTGAAGTTTCTTGCGAAGCCCTATGGTGTAAATTTCTTATGAaataagacatttatttattatgaatgaGATCTTATTTAAACCTTCCACCGATTTAAGCATGCAAAGCCTGAATGTATCTACACAAGCAGCATATCAGAAGTACAGGAAAAAGCTCTGCTATAAGACTACAAAGATCATTTCtacctaaacaaaacacagttCAAACACCAATCGGCTAAAAGAACAGACATAAAACAGAAAGGGCATAAACAATGCACATGAAACAAATCTGACCCAAGTAATCAACcattacacaaaacaaacacaaccagTTTCTGCAGATTCCAACGCTATAAGGATGAGCACTCTGTggccaaaaaaaacaacacttttttttattaaccaccAATTATGTGCTGTGTTCCAACATCTATTACTCTGACCTGCTAATATTTATACTTATTCTAAGTACTATTGAAGTGAGTTCTTCAAATACACcttgtagtttttgagatataCTCATTTTAAAGTTTCAAGCAAGAGGCTTAAAAATAGGCCTAGGTCTGTACAGGTTAAggatatacactatatggccaaaggcaTGCTGACACCTGACCATGACCCCCATTTTCTCCAAACTATTGCCACAAAGTTTAAAGCACACGGTTGtacaaaatatattcatttgcTGTAGCAATAAAATTTCCCTTGACTTACTATGACAGCGCTCCTGTGCACAGTGCAAGATCTCTAAACATGGGTTGCCAAGGTCGAAGTAGAAGAACCCAAGGCTTTAGAAGAACTCATAGACTTTAATTAACTTTTGTAATACTGTAATtattatgaaaaagaaaaaaaaaacagttacaaGCCCATTCCAAGAGGCAGCAAATATTTCTAGAGGTTTAAAGTCTTCATACACTCTAAAATATAACTAACATATCTGCAGCTACATTAATACTGTTCCTGTTGTAGGTCTGTGACCCGCTCCTACTACCGGAACTCAGTTGGAGGCCTGTTGGTGTTCGACGTGGGGAACCGTGCCTCGTTTGAGCATTTGAGAGACTGGTACTCTGAAGTGTGCGAGCATGTCATGCCTCACACTATGATCTTTGTGCTAGTGGGCCATAAGAGTGACCGTGAGTCAGATGGAGAGCGCACTGTCTCCAAAGGTGAGGCGGAGAAACTGGCCGCTCAACTCGGAATGCCTTACGTGGAAGCCTCGTCCAAAACGGGCCAGAATATTCAAATGTGTTTTGAAGTACTGACACAGCGAATCTACCAAAGGCTGCAGAGTGGAGAGGTGAGGATGAGAGAAGGCTGGGATGGAATAAAGAGTTCAGCTCTACAAGTGCAACAATTACAGAGTCTCCAAGAGAGTGAGcaaacaaatgagaaaaaaggTTGCTGTTAGCACTTTAGAACAACCATTTATTTCCAAAGATTCCTCTAAGAGACTATAATCAATATGGTGACCTGACACTGATAATTGCCAAGTAGACTATCAAGCATTGTTCCCTAAGTACCTGTTTTCAGCAGCTGGATTTCCTTTCTGAAGGAATAAGatcttacagaacatatgaAAACTGCTATTGTGACATATATCAAGCAGGAACAAAAACTTCCTTAAAATTACAATAGCAATGTTGAACAAAacaggatttcttttttctttgttctatattttttatagttttttatttgatttgggTAAAGGAAGTTTACACATACACTTACCATAACCATCTGCTTTAGAATGCAGTTACTAGATACTGTCTAGATATTATCTGTTACTGGATAGTGAAGCATACTTAAGAACTTGGAATTATACAAATGAGTTAATGCTAGAAATATGTCACTAGGAGAGCGTACATGAAAATATctaaagtatataaataaatgaataaattcataaataaataaataaacaaacaaataaataaatagttataaaATACTGCATTGGCTTGCTTGAAGATCAAAAGATGGCTCAATTTCTACAAAACACATAATTGTCATATAGAACCTTGTTATTCCCAGGTCTTGTTCTGGTAGGTAATTATTTTCATGGTACAATGCTGCTTCACTTGTCTCACTGACGTGTTATAACCATATTAACATTATACTTTTCATTTTTGCCAAGAAAGGCACATTGgggtacacactgtatacacaccttTTATCTTACAATAAAAAATTTCAAAAGACAAAAATCGTGTCCCTCACatactgtttctgtttctactgttttttttaaatatatttcagatctgattaaaatatttttgaattGAAGTCTGTAAGAATGATAAAAGACAAGTTGATCTTGTTGTGCAAGATATTTGGCTTAGCAGTTTCTTACATActaaattatattacattttggtctcttactttttattttcattgttatgGACACCACTAATGCAAACATCTGACAATGTTATTAGTAATGCACGTGACCtctaatatacactatatgtacAAAagtatgtgtacacctgactctGATCCACTTGTGCTCGTTGAACATCACATTCTCTAAATGGTCTGGCATCGATACAGACTAACCCCCAATATCTTTCACTCTTCTCAATTAGATTGTAAAGGTAAAAGTAAGAGTTCAATTACTTGTATTTAATAATAGTTTCTCTCCCTGAGGGTTCTCAATTGCTTCTAGGTgtcaatgagtgtgtgtatcgtGCCGTCTCATCCCATGTGTATTTCCATCTCAAGCCCCATGTTCCTGAAATAGACACCAGATCTACTGTACCATGACCCTGATcagaataaagcagttactgaagatgaataaacaaataaaaccatgtGAAATCAGCTATTAGAAGGACAAGCTAAATGGCTGATAACTGTAACTTATCAAAAAGGTTCAATATTTCTGCTTGTTACTGatcacatttaaataagatcaactaaataataaagcagGTGACGATGTTACATTGCATTTTGCCTTACATGCACAAGTTAACTCTGCTTCAGCTTCCTCTTTTTCACTTCGTTTTGTTCCGTCTTTCTCTGTTGACTTCCTCATTGGTAAGACCTCTTTATTCAGTCAGTGCATTCATTTAAACAATTCATCCAAACCACAGACCTGCTAAAGAGAAGAGGTATATTTACAAAGGTTTACATTTTGATAAATTTGACACAGATACTGTGGGATGGTCAAAATGTGGGTAAAAAATTATCTGCTTATCTGATTGGTTCCTTGAACTGTGTTCAGTGGAGTCAGTTCATGACAGTCCAGGAATCATTAAATTAAACTGATGCAGCAGTCACTGTGAAGGTCATTGCTGTTATAATGATTGGACGGATGGAAGAAAAGGGACCGGGGAAGTCCTGTAAGCAGGTTTCATGGGTGATAGGTGTACCCAGGTCATTTTTACCGTCATGTGTGTCATGTAGTCAAAAAAAAGACACTATTGCCATGCCTGGAGAAGAAAAAGCAGAATGTCCATGTCATAGGGAGTTCAGTGGAAGATGACGCAACTGTAAAGACAACACCTAAACAGGTAGCTCCAGTATTTTCAGTACATAGAACAGGGAGAAACACAGAGTATTTACCTTTTCATGTATAAaacattgttaaataaaaaatgcaaatctCTTTATGCTATACGAAATGAAGTCAGGTGGATATTTACTACATTAGATGTACCAACAGCAAATGAATGGTCACATTATTGCTAAAATGTATGAAATCAAGCCTCAAATTGGTAAAAACCCTGTAGATCAACGTGCAAATCGAATTTCAATATTCACTTACTGCAGATTTAAGGATTTAGAGTTGATTGTGTCAATGCTAGGCGATGGCTCCCAATTACGCCTTGACGAACAAAGAagcagtgacatcatcacaacaatACAAGCACAACAGATCCTGGATTAGAGTTCGTCTCTTCTTATAGTAGCTTTACTATTTGTCT contains:
- the rab42b gene encoding ras-related protein Rab-42b, encoding MDLTLWHYQFRVIMLGDSTVGKSSMLKRYTENQFLEYINETVGVDFYVHFLEVEPGMMVKLQFWDTAGQERFRSVTRSYYRNSVGGLLVFDVGNRASFEHLRDWYSEVCEHVMPHTMIFVLVGHKSDRESDGERTVSKGEAEKLAAQLGMPYVEASSKTGQNIQMCFEVLTQRIYQRLQSGEVRMREGWDGIKSSALQVQQLQSLQESEQTNEKKGCC